The DNA sequence TGGCAGCGGTGGTGGTTGTAGGTGTGGAGGAAGTCTGTCAGGGTTTCGGCCCGGTCGGTGTTCGAGGTGCAGGGCCGGATATAGGCCCATTCCTCGAGCAAGGTGCGGTTGAAGCGTTCGACCTTGCCGTTGGTCTGGGGCCGGTAGGCCCGGGTCAGTCTGCCTGTGGCATCGAGGTCGGCGAGGACGTTCTTCCAGGCCAAGCCCTTGCGGTAGGCCCAGGCGCTGTCCGTCAGGACCCGCTCGACGCGGGGTATGCCCTGGCGGTGGAAGAACGCGGCTGCGCGGGTGAGGAAGCCCGCGCAGGTGGTGACCTTCTCGTCGGGGTGGATCTCGCTGTAGGCGAGGTGGGAGTGGTTGTCGACGGCGGAGTGGATGTAGTAGAAGCCCATGTTGCTGCGGGTGGCGCGGCCGGCCTGGCGGCCCAGGGTCCAGTGGCCGCCGCCGTCGGGGATCCGGCCGAGTCTCTTCACGTCGATGTGGATCAGCTCGCCGGGCCGGTCGCGTTCATAGCGGCGGATCAGGGTGCCGGTCGGACGGTCGGTCCAGGACAGCCGGTCGAGGCTGTGGCGGGTCAGGATCCGGGGCACGGTCGAGGCGGGCAGAACCGGGCCGATGCGGGCGGGGGCCGAGCTTGCGGGTCCTGCGGAGGTCGCAGACACGAGCCTCGACGGCCCGTGGGGTGCGGTGCGGTGTGCGATGGAGCCTGCTGGAGCGGTCGGCCAGGCCCGTGTCGCCCTCAGCGCGCCAACGGCGGATCCACTTATGGGCGGTAGGCCTCGGTATGCCCATTTCGGCTGCCACATGAGCAACTGGCCGCCCACCGAGGAGGCGATCGACCAGGATTCGCCTGCCGTGAACGGTCAGCCGGGCATCACGGTGGGACACCAAGACCTCCGTGTGCGGTGTGGAGCCTAGACACCTCCACCACACCGGAGGTCTTCGCCATGATCAAGCCGGTCGGCGTTAACAACGCTCGTGATCAATACACCTAGCGCCTCTGCTTCTCCGCACACGAGAAGCAGGCCCCCGGACAACGCCCCACACCCCAGCCCCTCCGGCGTTTGAGGAGCGGGGTCCGGGGCAGCGCCCCGGTTTCGGGAAGGGGCGGGCAGGGGAAGAGGCCCGCCGCAGGCGACCTAGGCCGCCCCGCCGCCCCCGCCCGCAGGAGGCGTCCCGGCCGGAGACCCGGAGGACGGCCCCGCCAGGGGCCCCCGCACCGGCCCCCCGTCATACTCCGCGTACCCCGGCCAGCCCGGCTCCGCGTCCCGAGGCCCGAACGCCGCGGTGAGCAGCAGATGGACCCCCATCGCCACGAACGGCCACGCCAGCACCGCCACCCACACCGAGCGCAGCTCCAGCGGAGCGTCGAACGTCACGCCCTGGCCGGCCTCCCGGGCCCGCCCCACCACGTCGGAGGACGGCCCGAGCCAGATGCCGACCCGCCACGCCACCAGCGAGGCGAGCAGCGCGCCCAGCGCCAGCCCCACGACCACGAGGACGCCCCCTCGGCGCAGCCGCCAGAAGACCGCGGCGGCCGAGAGCGCGCCGAAGCCGATGGCCAGCAGGACGAACGTTCCGTCCGCCCCGATCGCCTCCTCGCCCTCGCTGTTCCCGAGGAAGACCGCCGTGTCGTCGGAGACCAGCGGTACGCGCGGCGCGAGCCACAGCCACAACAGACCGAGGGCGATACCCGCGAGCGCGACCAGGACGACGACGGCGGCGGCCTGACGAAGCTCTGTGGCCGTGTCCGGGTCGGCCGGATCGCCCGTCGGGGGCGCGAGGTAGGAGCCCGAGGGCGGGGCCTGCCACGGGTCGTGGGGGCCGGGCTGGTCGGGCGGCGTCAGAGGTGCGGTCACCGTGCCATCGTGCCAGGCCACCCGGTGAGGCGCCTCACCGGATGCCGCACCCGGCCGCGCCCTGCCCGGGCCCGGCGGGCCCGGGGCCGCTACCGTACGGCGGCCCGCCGGTACGCCCACGTCGCCACGGCCAGGGAGAGAACCCCCACCGCCGCGCAGATCGCGAGGAAGAAGGCGATGAGCCCCCAGTCCGGGCGGGCGTCGAAGGACCGGGCGAGCGCCTCGACCCCGTACGTCGAGGGCAGCAGGTCGCGCGCCCACCCCACCGGCTCCGGCAGCCGGTCCGCCGGCAGCACCCCGAGCAGCAGGGCGGCGGACATGCCCAGCTGGCCCAGCAGGGTCGCCAGCTCCGGGCGCGGGGCGAGCAGCCCGAGGGCCGCGCCGAGACCGGCCAGGGCGGCGCCGGAGAGCGGGACGACGGCCACCAGGACCCACAGATGGGTCATCGGCAGCTGGAACAGCACGCTTCCGGTGATCGCGGTGAAGACCGTGCCGGGCACGGTGAACGAGGCGTAGGCGGCGGCAGCGCCGAGCACCACCGCGGCGGGCGGCACGGGCAGGGTGGCGTAGTGGTCGAGTCCGCCGCCCGCCCGCAGCTGCCCGAAGTACTGGGCGAGCAGGTTGAGCGCCACGAACGCGACAACCAGGACGCTGGACCCCGCGACCACCGCGCGGGCCTCCGCGCCGCCGTCCACGACACCCCGCATCAGGACCATGATCCCGACGGACTGGAAGGTCGCCACGAAGAGCAGCGGGATCCGGGCGACCCGCGCCCGGGAGAGCTGGGCGCGGTAGACGGCGGCCAGCGAGGGCAGCAGCCGGGC is a window from the Streptomyces sp. MMBL 11-1 genome containing:
- a CDS encoding ABC transporter permease, yielding MAWHDGTVTAPLTPPDQPGPHDPWQAPPSGSYLAPPTGDPADPDTATELRQAAAVVVLVALAGIALGLLWLWLAPRVPLVSDDTAVFLGNSEGEEAIGADGTFVLLAIGFGALSAAAVFWRLRRGGVLVVVGLALGALLASLVAWRVGIWLGPSSDVVGRAREAGQGVTFDAPLELRSVWVAVLAWPFVAMGVHLLLTAAFGPRDAEPGWPGYAEYDGGPVRGPLAGPSSGSPAGTPPAGGGGGAA
- a CDS encoding ABC transporter permease translates to MTSIIPARTAPPRVRHAAGPSGTGPVRTVAAPLAPRARLLPSLAAVYRAQLSRARVARIPLLFVATFQSVGIMVLMRGVVDGGAEARAVVAGSSVLVVAFVALNLLAQYFGQLRAGGGLDHYATLPVPPAAVVLGAAAAYASFTVPGTVFTAITGSVLFQLPMTHLWVLVAVVPLSGAALAGLGAALGLLAPRPELATLLGQLGMSAALLLGVLPADRLPEPVGWARDLLPSTYGVEALARSFDARPDWGLIAFFLAICAAVGVLSLAVATWAYRRAAVR